The following coding sequences are from one Paenibacillus tundrae window:
- the abc-f gene encoding ribosomal protection-like ABC-F family protein yields MMTLVRLHEVSKEWNGIELFTGLQLEINEGERLAILGSNGCGKTTLLRMILGEEEGGGRIERALPQQNWGFMRQRSQIEPGMKVLDAVRQESGQIYEVKRKLIELEGHLSACGAGEEQQWMEAYTVAMEEYEQLNGYMWETEVEKVLTRLGLTSEHWSRPYDSLSGGQKTKARLAGLLVSKPKFLILDEPTNHLDEESMRWLEGWLSAYTGTLLFVSHDRTFIDEVATGVIEFSSDKLVKYKGGYTAYKGHKERELREQEALYRKQELEKKALEETIRNYQQWFHKAHNSATDVEVKITQSFYKAKANKNISRYHAKQKQLERLENERVDKPREATRLNMELNMKSLGARQLLRLNQVEFAYPGENPLFHGLNVAVERGDRLAVRGLNGTGKTTLLKLMIGELEPVQGDVTRNPGLKIGYFSQELEGLPEEQTLLDSLLSLPSMTQSAARTILGCFLFSREDVFKRIGDLSMGEKCRVAFLRLYFGGANLLVLDEPTNYLDIDTQEVMENVLKQASGAFVLVSHDRMLTKELANRLLDLKSDGTAIYFEGGVEDWEQSHVLRESALQNRDSDDERLRLEMRLSELLSPMNRATRDSEDQTKLEPEEERAKEAAEIQRIKQRLGQLHQSN; encoded by the coding sequence ATGATGACATTGGTGCGCTTACATGAAGTATCTAAGGAATGGAACGGAATAGAATTATTTACAGGATTGCAGCTAGAAATTAATGAAGGGGAGAGACTGGCGATTCTGGGATCCAACGGTTGTGGCAAAACGACTTTGCTGCGCATGATTCTAGGGGAAGAAGAGGGCGGAGGAAGGATCGAGCGTGCTTTGCCACAGCAGAACTGGGGATTTATGCGTCAACGCTCTCAGATCGAACCTGGGATGAAGGTGCTGGATGCAGTTCGTCAGGAGAGTGGGCAAATTTACGAGGTCAAGCGTAAGCTCATAGAACTGGAAGGACATTTAAGTGCGTGCGGTGCCGGAGAAGAGCAACAATGGATGGAAGCCTACACGGTAGCAATGGAAGAATACGAGCAATTGAACGGTTATATGTGGGAGACTGAGGTTGAGAAGGTATTGACGCGGCTTGGATTAACGTCTGAGCATTGGAGCAGACCCTATGATTCTTTGAGTGGCGGACAAAAAACAAAAGCTAGGCTTGCTGGATTATTGGTCAGTAAACCGAAGTTTCTCATTCTGGATGAGCCAACGAACCATTTGGACGAAGAAAGCATGCGCTGGTTAGAGGGCTGGCTATCCGCTTATACAGGCACACTCTTGTTTGTGTCACATGACCGAACGTTTATTGATGAAGTGGCAACAGGGGTCATTGAGTTTAGCTCAGACAAACTCGTCAAGTACAAGGGTGGGTACACCGCATACAAAGGTCACAAAGAACGGGAATTACGGGAACAGGAGGCTCTGTATCGTAAACAAGAATTAGAGAAGAAGGCATTAGAAGAGACAATTCGTAACTACCAGCAGTGGTTTCATAAAGCGCATAATTCAGCAACCGACGTTGAGGTCAAAATCACCCAGAGCTTTTACAAAGCCAAGGCAAACAAGAACATCTCTCGTTACCATGCCAAGCAAAAGCAGCTTGAACGGTTGGAGAACGAGCGCGTGGATAAGCCACGAGAGGCTACTCGGTTAAACATGGAACTAAATATGAAGTCTCTCGGTGCACGCCAGCTCCTAAGATTGAATCAGGTTGAGTTTGCTTATCCTGGGGAGAATCCTCTATTTCATGGATTGAACGTTGCAGTAGAGCGAGGGGATCGTCTGGCTGTACGTGGCCTCAATGGTACGGGGAAGACGACATTGCTTAAACTGATGATTGGAGAGCTTGAGCCTGTACAAGGGGATGTGACAAGGAATCCCGGGCTGAAGATCGGTTACTTTTCACAAGAACTCGAAGGACTTCCAGAAGAGCAGACATTGCTGGACAGCTTGCTTAGTCTGCCTTCCATGACACAGAGTGCGGCACGTACGATTTTGGGATGTTTCCTCTTTTCTAGAGAAGATGTATTCAAGCGAATTGGGGATTTGAGTATGGGAGAGAAGTGTAGAGTGGCTTTCTTGCGGCTGTATTTCGGAGGAGCGAACCTGCTTGTGCTAGACGAACCAACCAACTATCTCGACATTGATACCCAGGAAGTTATGGAAAATGTATTAAAACAGGCTTCCGGTGCATTTGTTTTAGTCTCACATGATCGAATGTTAACCAAAGAGCTTGCCAATCGGTTGCTTGACCTCAAATCAGATGGTACGGCGATTTACTTCGAAGGTGGGGTAGAAGACTGGGAACAATCTCATGTTCTAAGAGAATCGGCATTACAGAACAGAGATTCTGATGATGAACGATTGCGTCTGGAGATGCGACTGTCTGAGTTGTTATCTCCAATGAATCGTGCCACAAGAGATAGCGAGGATCAGACGAAGCTAGAACCGGAAGAGGAACGAGCGAAGGAAGCTGCGGAAATTCAGCGTATTAAGCAGCGGCTGGGGCAACTGCATCAATCAAATTGA